The region CCCAACGATCCCGGCACGCGCGGCGCGCTGGCCCAATCGGTGCGGCAGGCGCTGGCCAACTGGGAGCCGCGCATCGACGTGGTGAATGTTCGCGTCAGCGCGCCGGAGGAGAACTTGCTATTGATCGCCATCGACTATCGCGTGCGCGCCACCAATGCGTTCACTAACCTGGTCTATCCGTTCTTCATCCGCGAAGGCCGCAACGACGGAGCGGTCGCGGGCGCGGAGCAAGCGCCCCGGTTGTCCGCCTGAGGTGACCCATGGCATTGCTGGCAAACGCACCCATCCTGGACGATCGCGATTACGCGCAAATCCTCAGCGAGGCCAAGTCGCTCATACCGCGCTACACGCGCGAGTGGACCGACTTGAACGACAGCGATCCAGGCATCACCCTGCTGCAGCTATTCGCGTGGATGACCGAGATGACGTTGTACCGGCTGAACCAGGTGCCGGAGCGCAACTACATCAAGTTCCTGCAACTGCTCGGCATCGAGCTTAACCCGGCCCTGCCGGCTGCCGCGGACCTGACCTTCCGGCTGGCGCGCAAAGACGTGGATACCGTCATCGTCCCCAAGGGCACGCAGGTGGCCGCCAGTGCGGACGATGGCGGCGGCGATGGCCCGGTGATCTTCGAGACGGATGAGGCGCTCATCGCGCTGGGCGCCACATTGGCTGCCGTGCAGAGCTTCGACGGCTATGGTTACTCTGTTGAGACGACCAAGAACAACGCCGACAGCCAGACGTACTTCCCGTTCGGCGCCAACGTGCGGGCGGGCAATGCGCTGGCGCTCGGATTTGACTCGCCGCTGCCGTTCACCAAAGACCGGATCACGTTGACGGTCTATCTGGCGCAGCCGGTGCGCAACGCCGAATCCCAGCCGTGCGACGCGGGATTGGACGTGCTGCCGGCGCCGGCGACGCTGGTCTGGGAGTTCTGGGACGGCCGCCGTTGGAGTGCGTTGAGTCTCGATCGCGACGGCACGCGCGCGTTCACGCAGAGCGGCCGTATCCAAGTGCGCGGCCCCGGTGTGAACGCGCGCAAAGACACCATTGGCAATGTGCCGGCGCCGCTGTACTGGCTTCGTTGCCGGGTCGTAGACCAGCAGTACGAGCGCGCGCCGCGCGTCGATTCGATCATTATCAACAGCGTGGGAGCGACGCAGGGCGTGACCGTGCGCGACGAGGTGGTGGGCGGCAGCGATGGGCGGCCCAATCAGCGCCTGCGACTCGCCCACACACCGGTCATTGCGCGCGCACGCCCGGAGGACGCGACCGGCGCGGACGGCAAGCGTGTGCGTATCACGAGCGTGCGGCTGGAAGTCGCCGAAAGCATCGACGACTTTCAGGTGTGGCAGGAAGTGCCGGACTTTCTCGCCTCGGGTCCGGACGATCCGCACTACACGCTGAACCGCACGACGGGCGATATCGCTTTTGGCGACGGCGAGCACGGGCGCATCCCGAGCGCCAACCCCAACCACGCGTTCGACAGCATCATCGCACGCGAGTATCGCTACGGCGGAGGCAAGCAGGGCAATGTGGCGGCCGGCGCGATCAAGGGCTTGCAGACATTTGTGCGCAATGTGGAGAGTGCCAGCAACCTGCGCCCGGCCGCAGGAGGCAGCGACGAGGAGACGGTGGAGGCGGCCAAGCTGCGCGCGCCGCGTGAACTGAAGAGCAAGGGGCGCGCGGTGACCGCGGAAGATTTCGAGACGCTGGCGCTCGCCGCACCGGGGGCGCGCGTGCTGCGCGCCAAGGCCATGCCGCTGGCGCACCCGCGCTTCCCCGGCGTGCCGGTGCCCGGCGTGGTCAGCGTGATCGTGGTGCCGGACAGCGAAGCGCCCAACCCCACACCGAATGCCGCGACGATTGCGGCGGTGTGCGCCCATCTGAACCGGGCGCGGCTGCTGACCAGCGAGGTGTGCGTGGTGCCGCCAACGTATCACAAGGTGAAGATACAGGCCGACGTCGTCGCCCGCCCGGAAGCGGACCTGGCCGAAGTCAAGGCGGCGCTCGAGCAGCGCCTGACGATCTATTTTCACCCGCTGAAAGGCGGCAAATATGGCGACGGCTGGGAATTCGGCCGGCACATCTTCTATTCCGACGTGTATCGCGTGATTCTGGAGACCCCCCAGGTGGATCGTATCCAGAACAACCAACTACTCATGATCGTGGACGATGTGCGCGGCGAGTTCTGCCGCGACGTGGCGATCGAACCCGGCGCGCTGCCCTATTCGACCGGCCACGATCTGACCGTAACGTACGGTGCTTGAGGCCCAATGTCTGGCGAGTTCTATCACCTTGACCAACGCAGCGGCTGGCGCGCCTCCATACTCGACCATGTCGAGCCGGCGGCCGATGCCGGCACCGGGCGCACGACGTTGGGGCTGCGCCGGCGACCGGGTACCGGGCGCGCGTTGGTGGATGCCGGCGGCAGCTTCGGCGGGTTGACGATGCCGACCAGCCTGGCGCTGGATGCTGAAGGGCGCATCTACATCCTCGACGCTCCGGCACAGCAGATCAAGCGCTACGATCCGTGCGCGGAACGGTTTGACGTGCTGCCCTGCGTGGGCGGAGCGGGGACCGACCCCCGCCGGATGCAGGACCCGCGCGGAATCGCGATTGCACCGTGCGGCGACCTGTACGTCGCCGATACGGGCAACCGGCGCGTGCAGGTCTTTGCGCTCAAGGATCTGGTGCTGAGACAGATCTGGTCGTCGCCGCGACCCGCGCGTCTGAACCAGCCATGGCTGCCGGTCGCCGTCGCCGTCGCGCCCGACGGACGCGTGCTCGTCTGCGACTACGACAATGGTCTGATCCATGTGTTCGACCGCAACGGGCGCTGGCGCACGGCGTACGACGGGGCCGGGCCGGGCCAGCCCGCGCTGCAGAAACCGCTGCACCTCGCGGTCGATCGGGCGGGCCGAATCTACGTCATTCAGGACGGGCAGGATTTCGTCGTCGTGCTTGATGTGGACGGCAAGTTCCTGCGCCGCGTGACCAAACCGGCCGAGATTCAGGGCGAGTTCTGCCCGATGGCACTCGCGGTCGACGAGCGCGGGACGATCTACATTAGCGATCGCATCGCGCAGCGCGTATTCGCGGTGTGCGAGGGCCGTGCAGACTGCGGCGCGTGGCCGCCGCGGCCGCAGGCCAGCCCCGCGCGCGGCGTGTTGGCGCATTGCCCGTCGCTGGCGTTCAGCGCCACCGGCGACTTGCTGGTGGGAGATGGCAAAGACCGCTGCGTGCGTTTCCTAGAGCCGGCCGCGGGCTATGACGAAGAAGGCGTCTACATAACCGAGGCGTTGGACAGCGAGCTGTACCAGTGCGAGTGGCATCGGGTGGAGTTGCGGATGCAGGCCCCGTTCGGCACGCGCCTGCGCGTGGATACGTTCACATCGGAGTCGCCCCGCTCGGCAGCCGATTTGGACGCACTGCCCGAATCACGCTGGGCGACCATGCAGATGGTGCAGCAAGAGCAAGGCGATTGGGACTGCTTGATATTGAGCGCGCCCGGCCGCTACCTCTGGCTGCGGCTCGTATTCATGAGCGACGGCACGGATACGCCGCGCGTCGAGCGGATCCGGGTGCATTATCCGCGCCAGACGCCGCTGCAGTCCCTGCCGGCCGCGTACAGCGAAGACGCACTCGGGCGCGATTTCCTCAATCGCTACCTGTCCATCGTCGGCCGCATCCAGGACGGCATCGGGCAAACACTCGACAGATTGGAGCGCATCTTCGACCCGCTGGCGGCGCCGGCCTCGCCCGACGCCCGGCACGATTTTCTGGGCTGGCTGGCCGGCTGGCTGGATCTGGTGCTGGATCGGCGCCTGCCCGCAAGCCGCAAACGCGCCCTGCTGAAAAACGCTCACCGTGTGTATGCGCTGCGCGGCACCGCCGCAGGCTTGCGGCTGCACCTGCAATTGTACTTCGGCGCGGAGCCACGCATCCTTGAGCACTTCAAGCTGCGACGCTGGTTGTTCGTCGATCAGGCGCGGTTGGGCGATTCGTCGGTGCTGTACGGGCAGGCGATTGTGCGGCGGCTGCAACTGGACGGACTGGCCCGCGTCGGCGAGTTCCAATTGATCGACACCGGCGATCCGTGGCGAGACCCGTTCCACGTGTACGCCCACCAATTCACGGTCGTGCAGCCGATGGGCGGCGCCGACGATTCCGCAGCGGCGGCCGCGCGACTGGCGCTCAACCGGATCGTGGAAGTATCCAAACCGGCGCACACGCAGGCGTATGTGCGCGCGTCCACTCCGCGTTTCCGATTGGATGGACAGGCTTACCTGGGGCTGGATACCGTAATCGGTCGTTACCCGGCCGGCGTGACCGTGACGGGCGAAGGCCAGGGCGAGGACGGCGGATCGGGGCGACTGGGCGTCGATGCGGTCATGGGGCCGTCGCGCGATGAGGCGACGCGCCCGACCATGCGGCTCGGCCGCCAGGCGCGCATCGGTGCGACCACGCGGTTAGACTGACATGCGCCATCACGGGATGAAGGGAGCCATCTATGGCCTGTGGATGTGACAAGAACCGTACGGAGCTGATGCCGCGCCGGACCGACGGCTGGTGCGTGGAATGCGACGTGCCGCAACTGGCGCGCAACAATTATTTCGACATGAAGCTGCTGGTTGCGCGCGACTTCACCGACGAGCAGCGCTTCTTCATCGGCAAAGATCGGCGGCACAACCAGAGGCTGCACGGCTGGGGCACCGTGTGCGGCCTGCGCGTGAAGCCACACCCCAACCCGAATTGCCGCCAGCAGTACGTCGTGATCGAGCCGGGCACCGCGATCGATTGCTGCGGGCGCGAGGTGTTGATCGAGCGCGAGCAGTTGTTCGACGTGCGCACCCCGTTCCTGGCCTGGTGGCAAGCGGAGCACCCGGACATCGCGGAGCCGCCCAAGACGGCCGAGCACACACTGCAAGTCTGCCTGCACTACCACGAATGCCCCACCGAGGACGTGCCGGTGCTGTTCGACGACTGCAACTGCGACGGCGACACGTGCCAGCCCAATCGCGTGCTGGAGAGCTTCGACTTGAGCCTGCGCGTGGATCCGCCCCACGCGCCCGCCGTGCCGGAAGGGTTGCGGTTGCGCTGGAGTGCGACGACGCAGATCGCCAATGCGCGATGGATGGCTTACGACGAGGCGCAGAAACGCCTCTACGTGCTAACGTCGGACGCTGCAGCGCTGCTACATGTCTATGATGCTGCGGACGGCCCGCTGAACGAGCGCGACCTCAGTCCCTCGTCAAACCCGGTGGTGATCGGCGGCCGCGCGCTGGACATGACGCTGGCGCCCGACGGTCGCTGGCTGTACCTGGCGATCGACAAATCGGGGGGCCAGGCCGATATCGTGGCCTACGACACCACCAATTTCATGGCTCCGCGCAAGACGGTCGCCACGGGCATCAGCGGCGCGGTGAATGGCCTGCGGATACTGGCATCGAATGCAGGAACCGCCGGCGGGCGATTGTTCGCTCTGCGCACCGGGACGGCGAACCAGCAACTGCTGGCCTGGGATGACCCGGCCGGCACGCCGGTCGATGCAACGGGCGGCACCGCCAAGAACGTGGCTGCGGGGCCGATCGGCATGGGCATCGCGTCGGATGGCGTCGACGATTGGCTGATCGTGGCGGGCGCGACGGCGGTCAGCATGCTGAAGGCGGCCAACCTGGGCGCCATCACCGACGTCAACTACGGCGTTGCCGGCCTGGCGCCGGCGGCCATGGCGCTCGCGCAGACCAGCGACCCGCTCACGCTGTTTGTGGTCGATGCCCCGGCGAAGACCGTGAACGTCTTCGGGTTGAAGCCCGGCTCGGCCACGCCGATCCGTTCGCTGGGCGCATCACCGGCGTTGACCGACACGCCGGTCGATATCGCGGCGACGGCCGGCGGGCGCTGGGCGATTGTGCTGACCCAGGACGCGAGCGGCCAGGGCAGCGTGCAGGCCGTGGACGCCCACGCGATTGCGAGCGGCAAGCCGTCCGACGCGCTGGGAGTCAGCGAGCGCACCGGCAGCAAACCGCAGCACCTTCTGCTGGTCGGCAACGCAGCGCGCGCGCTGGCGACATTTGAAGGCGCCCCAGGCGCGGGCGGTGTGACGGTCCTGGATGTTGAGCAAGACGACTGTGAAGATATCTTCCTGAAGGCGTTGGACGCCTGCCCGGCGTGTCCTGACGACGATTGTATCGTGCTGGCCACCATCGCCGATTATCATTGGGATGACAAGCTGGAGGAGAACCGGATCGACAATATCAGCGACCGCAAGTTGTTGCCCAGCACGGAACTAATCGCCGAAGCGGTCGAGTGTCTGATGGCGCGCAAGGGAGGGCCGGGAAGCGTCGGCGAGCAGGGCAAGCCGGGCGAGCCTGGAAAACCCGGCGAGGGCATCGACGACGTCAAGGTCACGTTCAATCCATGCGTGCAAGGTGTGCACGGCGTCAGCAGCGCCAGCGTGCAGGTCATCGCGGGCAAACGCACGCTCGTGCTGTCCATCGCCGAGGGTTGCGACGGTGCGGACGGCGCGGACGGCGCGCCCGGCGTCGGGCTGGAAGCCGGGCTGACGCGCATCCGGGCGTTGAGTTGGGCGCATAACACGACGGCCAAACTTGCGGCCGTGCGACTGAGTAGTGGGCGGACCGTGCCGGGCATGGTCATCGAATTCAGCGATCTGGTTGATGTGAAATCAGTGGACGGCCGCCATGTCTTTCAGGTGGCGGCGGAGCACCCGGATGCCAGCGACAATCTGCGCGGCATGTTCGTCTGCCGCTGTCCGCTCGTCGGCCGTGTGATCGGCGTGACGGTGACGGGCCGCAACGGCGACGTGATCACCGACGCGGCCGAGATAGGCACGCCACTCGTGCCGGCGGTTGCGTTCCTGTTCGATGAGGAGTTCAAGGTGCTGGACCGCATCCGCGAGTTGCTGCGCCGCATGGAGAAGCCGCTGGAATTCTGGGTTTCGCTGCGCGGCGACTTTGTGCTCGACAAACAGGGCCGTGCCATCGATGCGGAGTATGTACGTGCGCAGTTGATGAGCGGCGATCGCCCCGCCGCGTCGCCGGTCGGCATTCAGGGCGGTCTGTTTGAAAGCTGGTTCACACTCGAAGTCTGATAAACGGAGGGCCACCATGGGTGTAGCCTATAAATCACGGCCCGGCGCAAGCCGCGCGCAGCCGGCCGCCAAGTCGCCGTCCGGCTGCGGCTGCGGCAGCGCCGACCCCTGCACGTGCGGCGTCTGCGACGGGTTGCAGAATCTCAACTACCCGCGCCACTTTGCCGGGCAACTGCTGACCGAGGCCGAGTTGAACGGCACGCTGGACTATGTGAAGGCGAAGAACCGCCTGCACAATCGCTACCTGCACGGCTGGGGCGTCGTGTGCGGCCTGCAGGTGGCGTGCAGCGAGTGCGACGGCTACGTGACCGTGCATCCCGGCTACGCGCTGGACCCGTGCGGGAACGACATCCTGGCGCCTGACGAGCAGGATGTGCCGCTGCTCGAGATGATCAAGGCGTGCCGCGAAGCGCGGCGCAAACGCGCCGCGCCGTGCGACCCGATCAAGCCGGCCGGCAAAGCGAACTGCGACGACAAAGAAGAGCAGTGGTGCCTGGCGATCCGCTTTGAGGAGCAGGACTGCCGCCCCGTTACGCCGCTGCGTAACCCGCCGGCCAAGACATGCAGTTGCGGCGGCAACGCCAAAGGGACGTGCGGTTGCGGCAATACGGCGACCGGCGCGGCCGGAGCGCGACGGTCCGCGCTGCCATCCATCGCTTGTGAGCCGACGCGCGTATGCGAAACCTACCGCTTCGACGTCGTGGAGTCGGCGGACTGCTGCCTGCCCCAGACGACGCCGATCCCGCGCCTGCCGCCGATCCGGACCGTCGGGCTGGGCCGCGCGGCGCTGGGCGACGTCGCGCCGGCGGCGCTGGCGCTGGGCGGCTGGCTGGTCGATTCGCTGAAATGCGCCGACCTTGATAATACGCTGTTCAAGCGCGTGAGCGACTGCCTGAAGTCCATCGCCCAGTTC is a window of Chloroflexota bacterium DNA encoding:
- a CDS encoding GPW/gp25 family protein, translated to MAERAFTGKGWRFPVRVNARGGLSYASGEQDITEAIWIILSTAPGERQMLPGFGCGIHNLVFAPNDPGTRGALAQSVRQALANWEPRIDVVNVRVSAPEENLLLIAIDYRVRATNAFTNLVYPFFIREGRNDGAVAGAEQAPRLSA
- a CDS encoding putative baseplate assembly protein, which encodes MALLANAPILDDRDYAQILSEAKSLIPRYTREWTDLNDSDPGITLLQLFAWMTEMTLYRLNQVPERNYIKFLQLLGIELNPALPAAADLTFRLARKDVDTVIVPKGTQVAASADDGGGDGPVIFETDEALIALGATLAAVQSFDGYGYSVETTKNNADSQTYFPFGANVRAGNALALGFDSPLPFTKDRITLTVYLAQPVRNAESQPCDAGLDVLPAPATLVWEFWDGRRWSALSLDRDGTRAFTQSGRIQVRGPGVNARKDTIGNVPAPLYWLRCRVVDQQYERAPRVDSIIINSVGATQGVTVRDEVVGGSDGRPNQRLRLAHTPVIARARPEDATGADGKRVRITSVRLEVAESIDDFQVWQEVPDFLASGPDDPHYTLNRTTGDIAFGDGEHGRIPSANPNHAFDSIIAREYRYGGGKQGNVAAGAIKGLQTFVRNVESASNLRPAAGGSDEETVEAAKLRAPRELKSKGRAVTAEDFETLALAAPGARVLRAKAMPLAHPRFPGVPVPGVVSVIVVPDSEAPNPTPNAATIAAVCAHLNRARLLTSEVCVVPPTYHKVKIQADVVARPEADLAEVKAALEQRLTIYFHPLKGGKYGDGWEFGRHIFYSDVYRVILETPQVDRIQNNQLLMIVDDVRGEFCRDVAIEPGALPYSTGHDLTVTYGA